TACTAAGTTAGTATCGGCGACATCTTCAATCATTTTAGCATAACGCTCACGGGCTAAATTCATGAGATATTCCACAATATGGGTTCTGGCTTCAACATCGTGTAACTTATCACCACCTTGGGCTTTAATGTCTTCTAACTTTTTTCGTTGTTCAGCGGCTACTGGAAAAATAGAATTGACGGTTTCATATATTTCCTGAATATCCCACTGTTTATCTTTTTCCTGATTGGTATGAAAAGACACGACATACTCAATTTCGTTTTCAACTAACTCCATGATTAACTTATTCACTTCATTCGGTTGCACCGCTAAGATTTCATTGCGCTTGCGATAAATTACCTCACGATGCCGATTCATGACATCATCATATTTCACCAAATGTTCGCGGATATCAAAGTTGTGTCCTTCCACTTTTTTCTGAGCCGTTTCAATCGAGCGCGATACAATGCGATTTTCAATCGGCATATCCTCCGGCCAGTTTAAACTATTCATCAAACCTTTCACTCGATCGGTGGCAAAAATTCTCATTAGGTCATCTTCCATGGAGACAAAAAACTGGGAAATACCCGGATCCCCTTGCCGGCCAGACCGACCACGCAATTGATTGTCAATCCGACGCGCTTCATGCCGTTCCGTACCGACTACCACTAACCCACCGACCGCGCGCACCGCTTCCGCTTCGGCGGCATCTTGCGGATTACCACCTAAAATAATATCCACACCGCGGCCAGCCATGTTGGTAGCCAAGGTCACTGCCCCCTTCTTACCGGCTTGAGCAATAATCTCAGCTTCACGTTCATGCTGTTTCGCATTTAAGACTTGGTGTGGTACACCGGCATTAAAAAGTAGTTTAGACAGTAATTCATTTTTTTCAATCGAGATAGTACCAATTAATACTGGATTACCAGCCTCATGATATTGGCGCACTTTTTCCACCACGGCAGCCATCTTTCCTTTCTCATTACGAAAAATGGCATCGGGTGAATCTTTCCGCACTAGTGGCATGTTGGTGGGAATCACCACCACATCGAGTTTATAAATTTTATAGAATTCTTCTTTCTCAGTTTCAGCGGTACCGGTCATACCAGATAATTTAGTATACAACCGAAATAAATTCTGGAAAGTAATGGTGGCCAATGTACGCGATTCACGTTTGATTTCAATGCGTTCTTTGGCTTCTATGGCTTGATGTAAACCTTCACTGTAGCGTCGGCCGGGCATTAAACGGCCGGTGAATTCATCGACAATAATCACTTCATTCTCTTTTACTACATAATCACGATCGCGCTTAAATAAAGCAAAGGCTTTTAAGGCTTGTTCAATATGATGCACTGTCGTCACACCACCACTTTCATAAATATTCCCAACTCCTAACCAATCTTCCATCTTAGCAATGCCACCAGCGGTCAGTGTAGTGACACGCATTTTTTCATCGACATTATAATCTTCATTTTCCACTAATTTTTCGACTAATTGCGCAAACCGGAAATATTGATCGGTCGCGGCTTCGGCTTCACCGGAAATAATCAATGGTGTGCGGGCTTCATCAATTAAAATACTATCCACTTCATCGACGATAGCATAAGCTAAACCACGTTGCGTTTTGCGCTCGTTACTTGTCACCATGTTGTCCCGCAGATAATCAAAGCCAAACTCATTGTTGGTACCATAAACAATATCCACTTGATAAGCCTCACGGCGTGAGACTGGTTTTAAATTCGACATGTCTACTTTAAAAGACGCAGTTTTATCTACTTCATTTTCTTCAGTAGTTGGATCAAATTTAAATGACACCATTTGGTGTTGAATGCAACTGACCGATAAACCTAACCAGTGATACAGTTGCCCCATCCAATCGGCATCTCGTTTGGCTAAATAATCATTCACTGTAACCACGTGCACGCCTTGGCCAGATAAGGCATTCAAATACACTGCCGCTGTAGCCGTTAAAGTTTTACCTTCACCGGTTTTCATTTCGGCAATCATACCGCGATGCAACACCACTGCCCCAATTAACTGCACCGTATAATGACGTTGCCCCAACACCCGTTTGGCGGCTTCACGCACAACTGCAAAAGCATCAGGCAAAATATTATCTAATGTTTCACCTTTGGTTAAACGCTCTTTAAGTTTTCCAGTTTGACTTTGCAACTCAGCATCAGACATGGCTTGATAAGCCGCCTCCAACTGATCGACTTGATCAATGATGGGCTGAATGCCTTTGACGATTTTTTTACTTTCGTCGCCAAACCATTTATCGAGAAAATTCATACTCCGTTACACCGCCGACTTGCGGTCGCGACTTTCAGCATTAGCTCGACGATGTTTTGTTTCTAATTTATTTTTTAAGTCACGTAATTGTCGTTCCATTTCATCCTTCACAATATCAATCGCCGCATACATCGTAGCCGCGACTTCCTCAGTAAAAAGCACCTCATGCCCAACATGAAATTGAGCCGTGGCTTTAAACTCTTCCTTATGTTGCTCGCGCACATCCTCAAGGGTGACGCGAATTTCAGTGATAGACTCATTAAATTTCGCTAAACCACCGATTTTGGTATCGACATATTGCTTGAGAGCCTCGGTCAGCTCAATGTTTTTGCCGGATAGTTGGATATTCATAGTGGGGGTAGTATAACACTAGAACCCAATATATTCAATCTCCTCCATTAACTGCACGCCGGTTTTATCGCGGACTTGTTGTTTAATATATGAAATCAGCTGCACCACTTGATCAGCGGTGGCATGACCAACATTTAATATAAAATTGGCGTGGGTGTTAGATACCATGGCATCGCCGATTTTGTAACCTTTTAAACCCAACTCATCAATTAACTGAGCGGCGGTTTTATCGCCAGGTGGATTGCGGAAAGTACAGCCAGCCGTATCCTCGCCCACATTTTGCTCCAGCTTTTTCTGATTAGCTAAACCAATCATGGTTTTACGTAACGCCATCGGGTCACCCGGTTGTAACTGGAAAGTAGCATCGAGCACCACTAAGGGTTGATGTTTAAAAATACTATCGCGATATTGAAAAGCACAGTCAGCTTTAGTGTAAGTAGCTATTCTCCCTTCATAATCTGTGACCGTA
The genomic region above belongs to Patescibacteria group bacterium and contains:
- the secA gene encoding preprotein translocase subunit SecA, coding for MNFLDKWFGDESKKIVKGIQPIIDQVDQLEAAYQAMSDAELQSQTGKLKERLTKGETLDNILPDAFAVVREAAKRVLGQRHYTVQLIGAVVLHRGMIAEMKTGEGKTLTATAAVYLNALSGQGVHVVTVNDYLAKRDADWMGQLYHWLGLSVSCIQHQMVSFKFDPTTEENEVDKTASFKVDMSNLKPVSRREAYQVDIVYGTNNEFGFDYLRDNMVTSNERKTQRGLAYAIVDEVDSILIDEARTPLIISGEAEAATDQYFRFAQLVEKLVENEDYNVDEKMRVTTLTAGGIAKMEDWLGVGNIYESGGVTTVHHIEQALKAFALFKRDRDYVVKENEVIIVDEFTGRLMPGRRYSEGLHQAIEAKERIEIKRESRTLATITFQNLFRLYTKLSGMTGTAETEKEEFYKIYKLDVVVIPTNMPLVRKDSPDAIFRNEKGKMAAVVEKVRQYHEAGNPVLIGTISIEKNELLSKLLFNAGVPHQVLNAKQHEREAEIIAQAGKKGAVTLATNMAGRGVDIILGGNPQDAAEAEAVRAVGGLVVVGTERHEARRIDNQLRGRSGRQGDPGISQFFVSMEDDLMRIFATDRVKGLMNSLNWPEDMPIENRIVSRSIETAQKKVEGHNFDIREHLVKYDDVMNRHREVIYRKRNEILAVQPNEVNKLIMELVENEIEYVVSFHTNQEKDKQWDIQEIYETVNSIFPVAAEQRKKLEDIKAQGGDKLHDVEARTHIVEYLMNLARERYAKMIEDVADTNLVYQIERGFYLRAIDTLWIEHLDQMSYLREGIGLRGYGQKDPLVEYKNEAYGMFTELIANIQKQVVYSIYKMADVKKLAPEPAQKQPQKLMGGDENVEPAKVGRNDPCPCGSGKKYKKCHGQ
- the raiA gene encoding ribosome-associated translation inhibitor RaiA, translated to MNIQLSGKNIELTEALKQYVDTKIGGLAKFNESITEIRVTLEDVREQHKEEFKATAQFHVGHEVLFTEEVAATMYAAIDIVKDEMERQLRDLKNKLETKHRRANAESRDRKSAV
- the murB gene encoding UDP-N-acetylmuramate dehydrogenase → MQDNVSLAAFTTLKIGGSAKFFVRVKNTAELLSALKEAETKQWPVFVLGGGSNVLVHDHGFAGLVIKVDIGGISVNDNYVKAGAGLPLSAVIRTAVGQGLAGLEFATGVPASVGGAVWANLGCRGSDISQVLKTCTVTDYEGRIATYTKADCAFQYRDSIFKHQPLVVLDATFQLQPGDPMALRKTMIGLANQKKLEQNVGEDTAGCTFRNPPGDKTAAQLIDELGLKGYKIGDAMVSNTHANFILNVGHATADQVVQLISYIKQQVRDKTGVQLMEEIEYIGF